A window of the Fusarium fujikuroi IMI 58289 draft genome, chromosome FFUJ_chr09 genome harbors these coding sequences:
- a CDS encoding related to fumarate reductase flavoprotein subunit precursor yields MSLPKQVDVLVVGSGNAGFAAALSAAQNGAGSVLLIDKCPENWVGGNSYFTAGAYRIAHGGLKDVLPIVNNVSREQAEKIDLAPYTEKDFQNDMDRVCMGRSDPELSKSLIQNSNATIKWLAANGIRFQLSFNRQAYEVDGRIKFWGGMCIKTEDGGKGLIQDYLAAIKRHNVQVSWSTGLTGLKKHSSDDGYDVQVSLNGVKRTLNAGAVILAAGGFESNPQMRSQFLGPGWDLAMVRGTPYNTGDVLGLAIQQLGAQAVGNWSGCHSVAWDANANPNTGDREASNEYTKSGYPLGLMLNVDGERFVDEGVDLRNYTYAKFGRAILQQPEHLAFQVWDSRTSGWLRGEEYREERVERITANTLEELADKCAERGLRNKAAFIDTVREYNDAVYAHRRENPNVKWDPAIRDGLSTQSSAKKLALAKSNWALPLDKGPYVAVKVTCGVTFTFGGVKADPQTAQLIHGSTGSPVPNVYVAGEMVGGLFYSNYPGGSGLTSGAVFGAKAGKEAAKSVAGGRSISSRL; encoded by the coding sequence ATGAGTCTTCCAAAGCAAGTCGATGTCCTTGTTGTAGGCAGTGGCAATGCCGGGTTTGCAGCAGCCCTCTCAGCAGCTCAGAACGGCGCAGGAAGTGTCCTCCTTATCGACAAGTGCCCCGAAAACTGGGTCGGTGGAAACTCCTATTTCACTGCTGGCGCCTATCGAATTGCCCATGGCGGACTGAAAGATGTCCTGCCAATTGTCAACAACGTCTCCCGGGAACAAGCGGAGAAAATTGATCTCGCTCCTTACACCGAGAAAGACTTTCAAAATGATATGGACAGAGTCTGCATGGGTCGCTCAGACCCTGAACTCTCAAAGAGCCTCATCCAAAACTCCAATGCTACCATCAAGTGGCTTGCTGCGAATGGAATACGATTCCAACTGTCCTTCAACAGGCAAGCATATGAGGTTGATGGGAGGATCAAGTTCTGGGGAGGCATGTGCATCAAGACCGAGGATGGAGGCAAGGGTCTCATTCAGGACTATCTTGCTGCCATCAAGAGGCACAATGTTCAAGTTTCGTGGTCAACTGGCCTTACGGGACTGAAGAAGCACTCCTCTGATGACGGCTATGACGTCCAAGTGTCACTCAATGGCGTCAAACGTACATTGAACGCTGGTGCTGTCATCTTAGCTGCTGGCGGTTTCGAGTCGAATCCTCAGATGCGAAGTCAGTTTCTCGGACCTGGCTGGGACTTGGCGATGGTTCGAGGTACACCTTACAATACTGGTGATGTTTTGGGACTGGCTATCCAACAACTTGGCGCACAAGCTGTGGGCAACTGGTCTGGCTGCCACTCTGTTGCTTGGGATGCCAATGCTAACCCCAACACGGGTGATCGAGAAGCTTCCAACGAGTACACCAAGTCAGGATACCCTCTCGGCCTCATGCTCAACGTTGATGGCGAGAGATTTGTTGACGAAGGTGTTGATCTTCGAAACTACACCTATGCCAAGTTTGGTCGTGCCATTCTCCAACAGCCCGAGCACCTCGCCTTCCAGGTCTGGGACTCCAGAACTAGCGGCTGGCTACGGGGAGAAGAGTACCGCGAGGAACGCGTTGAGCGCATTACTGCCAATACTCTGGAGGAACTGGCCGACAAGTGCGCAGAACGCGGTCTTCGAAACAAGGCTGCCTTTATTGACACTGTTCGTGAGTACAACGACGCGGTCTATGCTCACCGTCGCGAGAACCCCAACGTCAAGTGGGATCCCGCCATCAGAGATGGACTATCAACGCAGTCTTCCGCGAAGAAGCTTGCGTTAGCTAAGTCCAACTGGGCTCTACCTTTGGACAAGGGACCTTATGTAGCTGTCAAGGTCACATGCGGCGTCACCTTCACCTTTGGTGGTGTCAAGGCAGATCCTCAAACTGCTCAGTTGATCCATGGATCAACTGGTAGTCCAGTGCCAAACGTCTATGTTGCGGGAGAGATGGTGGGAGGCCTGTTTTACTCGAATTACCCTGGTGGAAGTGGCCTGACTTCAGGTGCTGTTTTTGGAGCCAAGGCTGGAAAAGAGGCTGCAAAATCTGTCGCGGGCGGCCGATCAATCTCAAGTCGGTTATAG
- a CDS encoding related to acriflavine sensitivity control protein ACR-2 → MEMDGFYSQSWEVVWQKDTFTGPGSSIININYVPNLDFDDSVPLSGNLTDPLFSDMSSSDRYYLSYFANGLCPQLVAIDLPGHNPFPRLLPMGYCSPVLQYTMITAAALHMSNVLRPDTDKSLVTPHHASNWDPSRRAMLDALAAKQKALYLLRMAFQDLDIHGRDMVLTAAMLLVTADMIDSGKHGSKAHLDGIGWLLSYAQPATSVGEMLKDFVISDCYIFYVFALTFMDQIPQSSLALNTTIASSAIHYAARNSFICCPAEILQILWSTAIILQKQSTNNDGADRMAAKGLELFMGAMTFNVESWSRNIQQVPLGRQVTDISSRIHTGYTHQMACCLYIIYAIPSVKSFLPENTEQDLEQGLIFHLRHITDKDPNFKTSFWPTFIAGAQTSDPSQQAWIMNRMKRQSRLFPWGFLYTAMETLELIWRERANAPDGLNWLEILRSPEVSFLIV, encoded by the exons ATGGAGATGGACGGATTCTATAGCCAGTCGTGGGAAGTTGTCTGGCAAAAAGATACCTTTACAGGACCTGGATCATCTATCATCAA CATCAATTATGTTCCAAATCTGGATTTCGATGATAGTGTACCTCTTTCCGGCAACTTAACTGATCCTTTGTTCAGCGACATGAGCTCAAGCGATCGTTATTATTTATCATACT TTGCGAATGGCCTTTGTCCTCAGCTTGTAGCAATAGACTTACCAGGCCACAATCCATTCCCGAGATTGTTGCCTATGGGATACTGCAGCCCCGTCTTGCAGTACACGATGATCACAGCCGCAGCTCTACATATGTCCAATGTTCTAAGACCAGATACCGACAAGTCGCTGGTGACACCACACCACGCCAGTAACTGGGATCCGTCTCGGAGAGCTATGCTTGATGCATTGGCGGCCAAACAAAAGGCGCTGTATCTTCTACGCATGGCATTCCAGGACCTGGATATCCATGGACGTGATATGGTACTGACTGCTGCGATGCTTCTTGTAACCGCCGACATGATCGACTCGGGAAAACATGGCTCCAAGGCACATCTCGACGGGATCGGCTGGTTGTTAAGCTATGCTCAGCCAGCTACCAGCGTGGGCGAGATGCTCAAGGACTTTGTCATATCAGATTGTTACAT CTTTTATGTATTCGCTTTGACATTCATGGACCAAATTCCACAGTCCTCTCTTGCCCTCAACACTACGATCGCGTCATCTGCCATTCACTATGCCGCCCGGAACAGCTTTATTTGCTGCCCTGCTGAGATCCTCCAGATTCTGTGGTCAACTGCAATCATCTTGCAGAAGCAGTCAACCAACAACGACGGTGCGGATAGAATGGCTGCGAAAGGCCTCGAACTATTCATGGGCGCCATGACATTCAACGTCGAATCGTGGTCTCGGAATATCCAGCAAGTGCCTCTTGGTCGGCAGGTCACAGATATCTCAAGTCGGATACACACTGGATATACACATCAAATGGCATGCTGTCTATACATTATATACGCGATTCCTTCGGTGAAGAGCTTTCTACCGGAAAATACGGAGCAGGATCTGGAACAAGGGCTTATCTTTCATCTCCGGCACATAACTGATAAGGACCCCAATTTCAAGACATCCTTTTGGCCAACGTTCATCGCTGGAGCTCAAACAAGTGATCCCAGTCAGCAAGCGTGGATAATGAATAGAATGAAAAGACAGTCGCGTTTGTTTCCATGGGGCTTTTTGTATACGGCGATGGAAACGCTTGAGCTTATCTGGAGGGAACGGGCCAATGCTCCGGATGGGCTGAACTGGCTGGAGATTCTGAGAAGTCCCGAAGTAAGCTTTCTGATAGTGTAG